One Candidatus Neomarinimicrobiota bacterium genomic window carries:
- a CDS encoding undecaprenyl-diphosphate phosphatase, translating to MTALLLGIIQGATEFLPVSSSAHLVIARNLLQLPSTGLQLEITLHLGTLVSVLVYFRHDLLRWLGGFYLRSAAGAEARREMGQIALATVPAVVVALALGGKIVAAFDAVAFTGVMLLVTTAVLASTRWAAGTEHRELSSASALIIGMLQALAILPGISRSGITIAAGLWLGLGGRRAARFSFLMSIPAILGAGVYRLLDLAGTPPQNVPQLWLGFLASAAVGYGMIAWMMRLLQRKQLHLFSGYTFLAGIVVIFWL from the coding sequence CTGACGGCGCTGCTGCTGGGGATCATCCAGGGCGCCACCGAATTTCTCCCGGTGAGCAGCTCGGCCCACCTGGTGATCGCGCGCAACCTTCTGCAGCTGCCCTCCACCGGTCTGCAGCTGGAAATCACTCTCCACCTGGGTACACTGGTAAGCGTGCTGGTGTACTTCCGCCACGATCTGCTCCGTTGGTTGGGGGGCTTCTACCTGCGCAGTGCTGCGGGCGCCGAGGCCCGCCGTGAGATGGGGCAAATTGCCCTGGCCACCGTACCCGCCGTGGTCGTTGCGCTGGCATTGGGAGGTAAGATCGTGGCCGCCTTTGACGCCGTGGCCTTCACCGGGGTCATGCTGCTGGTCACCACTGCCGTGCTGGCCTCCACCCGCTGGGCAGCTGGGACTGAGCACAGGGAATTGAGTTCGGCGTCAGCGCTGATCATCGGTATGCTGCAGGCGCTGGCCATCCTGCCCGGTATCTCGCGGTCGGGGATCACCATTGCGGCCGGACTGTGGTTGGGACTCGGGGGCCGCCGAGCAGCACGCTTTTCGTTTCTCATGTCGATCCCCGCCATCCTGGGTGCCGGGGTCTACCGGCTGCTGGATCTGGCGGGCACCCCACCACAAAATGTGCCGCAACTCTGGCTGGGCTTCCTGGCATCAGCGGCTGTGGGTTACGGTATGATTGCCTGGATGATGCGGCTCCTGCAACGGAAACAACTACACCTTTTTTCCGGCTATACCTTCCT
- a CDS encoding polyphenol oxidase family protein translates to MKRAHVLGLAPSRLAVPQQVHGAKVAEARGGHAHTTTDGLFTNDPLVVLTLRVADCAPVYIYHAPSGYRGLVHAGWRGMAAGVLAAGVGLLEARGIAPEELQTVVGPTIEMGCYEVGAEVVQLFPGEVWRQTGRGRYQLDLVAAVCHQLAEAGIPAANIASVDVCTRCDPHCHSYRRDGTAAGRMVAFFYSST, encoded by the coding sequence ATGAAGCGGGCCCACGTGCTGGGGCTTGCTCCGAGCCGCTTAGCGGTACCCCAGCAGGTCCACGGCGCAAAAGTTGCGGAGGCGAGAGGGGGCCATGCCCATACGACCACCGATGGCCTGTTCACCAACGACCCCCTCGTTGTCCTGACCCTGCGGGTGGCCGATTGCGCACCGGTGTACATCTACCATGCGCCCAGTGGCTATCGGGGGCTGGTGCACGCGGGCTGGCGCGGGATGGCGGCGGGCGTGCTGGCGGCAGGCGTGGGGTTGCTGGAAGCCCGGGGCATAGCCCCGGAGGAGCTGCAAACGGTGGTGGGTCCCACGATTGAAATGGGCTGCTATGAGGTTGGCGCGGAAGTGGTGCAGCTCTTCCCCGGGGAAGTGTGGCGACAGACCGGCCGTGGGCGCTACCAGCTCGATCTTGTTGCGGCGGTGTGCCACCAGCTGGCTGAGGCGGGTATCCCGGCGGCGAATATCGCCAGTGTCGATGTGTGCACGCGGTGCGATCCGCACTGCCACAGCTACCGCCGGGATGGTACCGCGGCGGGACGCATGGTGGCTTTTTTCTACTCATCGACCTGA
- the glmS gene encoding glutamine--fructose-6-phosphate transaminase (isomerizing): MCGIVGYNGYRPASEVLMDGLHRLEYRGYDSAGVTVYQDGGLQTFKRRGKVADLQAAMPDNLTGTMGMGHTRWATHGEPSDRNAHPHFDSTGKIGLVHNGIIENHGALRKFLEGEGAVFTSDTDSEVLAAYIGHVYGQSGLSFSEAVRLALTNVVGAYGIVVMSRDDPDILVAARLGSPLVLGIGEGEMLIASDATPIVPYTRNVVYLADDELAVVTASDYQVVSIHTNEPVQKSEQQVDLTLEQLEKGGQPHFMLKEILEQHSTIPDALRGRVDYSGGQIKLGGLQDWEGRLLDTDLIHLTACGTSWHAALIGGYLLEELVGIPTKVEYASEFRYRPSVLTPASTVIALSQSGETADTLAAISRAKEAGALTLGIVNAVGSSIARETDCGVFIHAGPEIGVASTKAFTSQLTVLMLIALLLAQKAGKAPRRVAAIIEALAGIQELVKQVLATSDDILSLAREYQTSDNFLYLGRGLQFPIALEGALKLKEISYIHAEGYPAAEMKHGPIALIDENMPVVVMALQDSTYRKVLSNIQEIKARRGRVIAVVNELDDELERLADHVIQLPRTHELLSPLLTVLPLQLLAYHIAVLRGCDVDQPRNLAKSVTVE, from the coding sequence ATGTGTGGTATCGTAGGCTATAACGGTTACCGCCCGGCCAGCGAAGTGCTGATGGACGGCCTGCACCGACTGGAATACCGGGGCTACGACTCGGCGGGTGTCACGGTCTACCAGGACGGTGGGCTGCAGACATTCAAGCGGCGGGGGAAAGTGGCCGACCTGCAGGCTGCCATGCCGGATAATCTCACCGGAACCATGGGCATGGGACATACCCGCTGGGCCACCCACGGCGAGCCCAGCGACCGCAATGCCCATCCGCATTTCGACAGCACCGGAAAAATTGGGCTGGTGCATAACGGCATCATCGAGAATCACGGCGCCCTCAGGAAGTTTCTGGAGGGTGAGGGTGCGGTGTTCACCAGCGACACCGATTCTGAGGTGCTGGCGGCCTACATCGGCCATGTCTATGGGCAGTCCGGTCTCTCCTTCAGCGAGGCGGTGCGGCTGGCGCTCACCAACGTGGTAGGTGCGTATGGGATCGTCGTCATGAGCCGCGATGATCCCGACATTCTGGTAGCTGCGCGGCTGGGCAGCCCCCTGGTACTGGGCATCGGCGAGGGCGAGATGCTCATCGCGTCGGATGCCACCCCCATTGTGCCCTACACGCGGAACGTGGTCTACTTGGCTGATGACGAGTTGGCCGTGGTGACCGCCAGCGACTATCAAGTGGTGAGCATCCACACCAATGAGCCGGTGCAAAAGTCCGAGCAACAGGTCGACCTGACGCTGGAGCAGCTTGAAAAAGGGGGCCAGCCCCACTTCATGTTGAAGGAAATCCTGGAGCAGCACAGCACCATCCCCGATGCTCTGCGGGGCCGGGTGGACTATTCCGGTGGACAGATCAAGCTGGGCGGCCTGCAGGATTGGGAGGGTCGGTTGCTGGATACAGACCTGATCCACCTGACGGCGTGCGGCACCAGCTGGCACGCCGCCCTCATCGGCGGCTATCTACTGGAGGAGCTCGTGGGCATCCCTACGAAAGTTGAGTATGCCAGTGAGTTCCGCTACCGCCCGTCAGTACTCACCCCGGCATCTACCGTGATAGCCCTCAGCCAGTCGGGGGAGACGGCCGACACCCTGGCTGCCATCAGCAGGGCGAAGGAGGCCGGCGCTCTGACACTGGGGATCGTCAATGCGGTAGGCAGCAGTATCGCCCGGGAGACCGACTGCGGCGTGTTTATCCATGCCGGGCCGGAGATCGGCGTGGCCTCCACCAAGGCCTTCACTTCGCAGTTGACCGTACTCATGCTCATTGCCCTGCTGCTGGCACAGAAGGCGGGCAAAGCGCCCCGGCGCGTCGCGGCCATCATCGAGGCGCTGGCCGGAATTCAGGAGCTGGTGAAACAGGTCCTGGCTACTTCGGATGACATATTGAGTCTGGCGCGGGAATACCAGACCAGCGATAATTTTCTCTATTTGGGGCGTGGCCTTCAGTTTCCCATTGCCCTGGAGGGGGCCCTAAAACTCAAGGAGATCTCTTACATCCACGCCGAAGGCTACCCGGCCGCGGAGATGAAGCACGGCCCCATCGCCCTGATCGACGAAAATATGCCGGTGGTGGTCATGGCGCTCCAGGACAGCACCTACCGGAAAGTCCTGTCCAATATCCAGGAGATCAAGGCGCGGCGCGGCAGGGTCATTGCCGTGGTGAACGAATTGGATGACGAACTGGAACGGCTCGCCGACCACGTTATTCAGCTGCCGCGCACCCATGAACTGCTATCACCCCTGCTCACGGTGCTCCCCCTGCAGCTGCTGGCATACCACATCGCCGTTCTGCGCGGCTGCGATGTTGATCAGCCCAGAAATCTGGCCAAAAGCGTCACTGTGGAATAG